The following nucleotide sequence is from Paenibacillus odorifer.
ATTTTAGCGATCCCGAGCTGGCATGCCCTGCAACCGCCTATTTTAAAAGTGTGACCGCCTACGGCACAGCCGAACCTGTCGAAGACATTAATGAAAAAGCCGGCGTACTCTCCTTATTTATGAAAAAGCTCCAGCCCGAGGGGGGGTATGATTCCATCGATGCAGAGGACCCTAGATACCGTCCCCGTCTAAAGGGAGTTGCCGTTGTGCGCATTACCCCCGAGGAGATCACTGCGAAGTTTAAGTTTGGGCAAAACCTAAAAGAAGAAGAGCGCTCCGGCATCATTTCCGGCCTGTCCGAAAGAAATAATCCACGGGATGAAGAAACGATAGAAATGATGAAAAAATACTGCCCTTTCCACGCCGAATGATATTTTTTAAAAATCGTATCTTTCCAAGTGACGGTTGCAATTGGCGGTGATATAATGTTAGGCAATGTTAACAGTATGTTATCCCCAAAGAACCCTGGAAGGATGAAACTGATGAATCCACTAGCTGGACAATTAAACGAAAGTATCAAAGCAGGAAATGAACATGTGTATGATATGCTCTCTACGCTTGGCAAAGAGATTTACTTCCCAAAAGAGGGCATCCTGAGCCAATCCGCTGAAGCAGGAGCTCACGCCAAGAAATACAACGCAACCATCGGTATTGCTACTGAAGGTGGCGTACCTATGCACCTCGGCGTCATTCAGGATAAACTCTCCGCTTACAGTCCTAAGGATCTTTATAGTTACGCCCCTCCGGCAGGTAAACCAGAGCTGCGTACTGTATGGCGTGAAAAGATGCTGCGCGAAAATCCATCGCTAGAAGGTAAAACCATCAGCAATCCCGTTGTAACCAATGCCCTGACTCACGGGCTTAGCATTGTCGCTGACCTCTTCGCAGAGCCAGGTGACGCGATTATCTACCCGGACAAGAACTGGGAGAACTACGAATTAACCTTCGGAATCCGCCGCCATGGGGAGACCGTTAACTATCCGCTGTTCACAGAAGAAATGACTTTCAACAGTGCAGGTCTGGAAGACGCGCTGCTCGCTCAAAAAGAACGCGGCAAAGCGATTGTGCTGCTGAACTTCCCTAACAATCCTACCGGATATACTCCAGGAATTAAGGAAGGCGATGAGATCGTCGCAGCTATCCTTCGTGCGGCTGAGGAAGGCATCAACGTTGTTGTTGTAAGTGATGATGCATACTTCGGGTTATTCTTTGAGGATTCACTAAAAGAATCGCTGTTCGGCAAACTGGCTCATCTGCATCCTCGTGTGCTTCCAATCAAGATTGACGGTGCGACCAAAGAAGAATTTGTCTGGGGCTTCCGTGTGGGTTTCATCACT
It contains:
- a CDS encoding pyridoxamine 5'-phosphate oxidase family protein, which produces MRRKEFKVDQEEELVSFLNGMSFGFLGTSDEQGQPRVTPLNFVYTDGCFYFHGSHAGGKMKSIRNQQKVCFTVADEYALIPSYFSDPELACPATAYFKSVTAYGTAEPVEDINEKAGVLSLFMKKLQPEGGYDSIDAEDPRYRPRLKGVAVVRITPEEITAKFKFGQNLKEEERSGIISGLSERNNPRDEETIEMMKKYCPFHAE
- a CDS encoding aminotransferase class I/II-fold pyridoxal phosphate-dependent enzyme — encoded protein: MNPLAGQLNESIKAGNEHVYDMLSTLGKEIYFPKEGILSQSAEAGAHAKKYNATIGIATEGGVPMHLGVIQDKLSAYSPKDLYSYAPPAGKPELRTVWREKMLRENPSLEGKTISNPVVTNALTHGLSIVADLFAEPGDAIIYPDKNWENYELTFGIRRHGETVNYPLFTEEMTFNSAGLEDALLAQKERGKAIVLLNFPNNPTGYTPGIKEGDEIVAAILRAAEEGINVVVVSDDAYFGLFFEDSLKESLFGKLAHLHPRVLPIKIDGATKEEFVWGFRVGFITYASEDKDLLAALEQKTLGIIRATISSGAHPSQTFVLDALKSPEFEAQKEEKFQIMKGRANKVKALLDSGKYGEDVWTYYPFNSGYFMCLKLHTVAAEDLRLHLIHNYGLGTIALGETDLRIAFSCIEEEQLEDLFDLVYAGVRDLEKA